In a single window of the Rhodamnia argentea isolate NSW1041297 chromosome 2, ASM2092103v1, whole genome shotgun sequence genome:
- the LOC115755038 gene encoding increased DNA methylation 1 isoform X1, producing MEDLGDDGFEGSNDELSIFREVLFGNYTGDRRKISPSVGLLNFESESSRNMDLSVCSNGESSALTSICASKNTSCEKSFVVDEDPGKISSFSNKNDQLSCVKGIEFPADQLASPVPDLRRGFSSSYCSNKNISGMSGQEKFIVAESSSKGVAYKSYVLKELMQVDNEACVGNTSTSNCRFTGSNCNGSMEFAAKKAIASPASQESIANRIVALSPSANAANKSSPLHADERPIAYDFPPLSVSSSIAKEPRRLLQQHAFHLLMAAGWLITMHQRPSRSYTEYKFRSPAGRSFREFSKAWISCGHMLLANQCALVQEYESKEWNDFSLFLSDLTNLLLSIEKEVNQLQLSNSLAHRWNLLDPFVAVMFIDKKIGILKKGVVVKVRPSLLTYMNRKRNAALAVNKNDICGDLFTVSQISGFLGDSSQACGSEVTAVDKNCLASAKQSSTAFSSGYGIQRTDASRVTFLTGISFRMADSGVTPFIQTVNATADYSRGNKICNLDSLPLPVPGPGDGTSSGHTLYYCPAYSESVSVPLEGFRTVSHLGVDGKSNCLSCNDEGSEHDVERHEQVLEDVSMVTREKKEESFKDHDAIKMRRNPAAFPCRCPRVEPGVAMLLNSGAVKQSGHGNEVDCSDVSADVSLRKKIRRKSKKISEIKSTSSSQDDIMGATLPNKVESPGIGTDSSHSELNEVQDLLATEDRLKGSCKSSCFSLPKYQSEKRKLKYKKISRECDTLKNRSKRRKCDIEDDELLVSAIMKNQEVSGSASKSTPKTKCRRTRARRMLKRQKGACRLCPRNFGKGGKPSMDLLGARTVLSWLINSGVISLNDVIQYRDLKDNTVKKDGQVTWNGIICRCCTMVLSVSQFKVHAGFKKNRPCLNLFMESGEPFALCVLEAWSSEYKLRKNGKPNVQVDNKDPNDDSCGICGDGGELICCDNCPSTFHQACLLTEDLPEGNWYCPNCTCRVCGCLVDDNKAANSNDALKCLQCEHKYHESCMKEKNVDLEITDGWFCGEGCQEVYSGLRSRIGLINHIEDGLSWTLLRCIHDDQKVRSAQGFALKAECNSKLAVALTIMEECFVSMLDPRTGIDMIPHVLYNWGSDFARLNFHGFYTMVLEKDDVLISAACVRIHGIAVAEMPLIATCSKYRRQGMCRCLMIAIEKLLVSFGVEKLVIAAIPDLVQTWTEGFGFKIVEKGEKEALNKINLMVFPGTVLLKKSLYTNQKAEALLSEHELTTKSIQSAETCYANNEEADAREVIPKEGELSRETELTNGIGQGVCNAAQNFALADETSHLPTTAGISSKEEPAINCVHPSAENLCKDELKGIEESSKFCHTETAESVQVLKSTCCASLVSHMDIEDSLVVVGQETSSQDQFSKPSCHGPLVSPGEKEKQTGRGCNVDTLMVFDQTQLSCGEEARKACELYGK from the exons ATGGAGGACCTCGGTGATGATGGTTTCGAAGGATCGAATGATGAGCTTAGTATTTTTAGAGAGGTGCTTTTTGGAAATTACACTGGTGACAGAAGGAAAATCTCACCATCTGTTGGGCTTCTTAACTTTGAGTCTGAATCTAGCAGAAACATGGATCTTTCAGTCTGTTCTAATGGTGAAAGTTCTGCTCTGACCAGTATTTGTGCTTCTAAAAATACTTCCTGCGAGAAATCTTTTGTTGTAGATGAAGATCCTGGAAAGATTTCCagtttctcaaataagaatgaCCAATTATCTTGTGTAAAGGGCATTGAATTTCCAGCAGATCAGCTTGCTAGTCCTGTACCTGACTTGAGGAGAGGTTTCAGTTCATCATACTGCTCTAACAAGAATATTTCTGGCATGTCTGGTCAAGAGAAATTCATCGTGGCAGAATCTTCCAGTAAGGGGGTTGCATACAAGTCCTATGTGCTAAAAGAGCTCATGCAAGTGGACAACGAAGCTTGTGTGGGAAATACTAGTACTTCAAACTGTAGATTTACAGGTTCAAATTGTAATGGTAGTATGGAATTTGCCGCAAAGAAAGCTATTGCTTCACCTGCTTCACAGGAGAGTATTGCAAATAGAATAGTTGCATTAAGCCCATCTGCCAACGCTGCCAACAAGTCTAGTCCCCTGCATGCTGACGAAAGGCCAATTGCTTATGATTTTCCTCCACTTAGTGTATCTTCTTCCATTGCAAAGGAGCCTCGCCGTCTTCTCCAGCAACATGCTTTTCACTTACTTATGGCTGCGGGATGGCTTATCACCATGCATCAAAGACCTAGTAGAAGTTATACGGAGTACAAATTTCGATCACCTGCAGGGAGGTCATTCCGCGAATTCTCTAAAGCGTGGATATCATGTGGACATATGTTACTGGCCAACCAATGTGCTTTGGTGCAGGAATATGAGAGTAAAGAATGGAATGATTTCAGTTTGTTCCTGTCAGATTTGACAAATTTGTTGTTGAGTATTGAGAAAGAAGTAAATCAGTTACAATTGTCTAACTCATTGGCTCATCGCTGGAATCTCTTAGATCCCTTTGTGGCAGTAATGTTCATTGATAAGAAGATTGGTATACTAAAAAAAGGTGTAGTAGTAAAAGTAAGACCAAGTTTGCTCACCTACATGAACAGGAAAAGAAATGCTGCTTTGGCTGTGAATAAAAATGATATCTGTGGAGACCTGTTCACTGTGAGCCAAATTTCAGGTTTCCTTGGTGATTCATCTCAGGCCTGTGGAAGTGAGGTGACAGCTGTTGATAAGAACTGCTTAGCTTCTGCAAAGCAATCTAGCACTGCCTTTTCCTCAGGATATGGCATACAAAGAACTGATGCGAGTCGTGTGACTTTTTTGACTGGGATTTCTTTTCGTATGGCTGACAGTGGTGTCACTCCTTTTATTCAAACTGTCAATGCAACTGCAGATTACTCTCGGGGGAACAAAATCTGCAACCTAGATTCCCTACCATTACCAGTTCCTGGTCCTGGTGATGGCACTTCATCTGGCCATACCCTGTATTATTGTCCTGCTTATTCAGAAAGTGTAAGTGTTCCACTTGAAGGATTCAGAACAGTGTCCCATCTGGGTGTGGATGGCAAGTCAAATTGCTTGAGCTGCAATGATGAGGGTTCTGAGCATGACGTGGAAAGACATGAGCAGGTTTTGGAAGACGTATCAATGGTGACccgtgaaaagaaagaagagtctTTTAAGGACCACGATGCTATTAAGATGAGAAGAAATCCGGCCGCTTTCCCTTGTCGTTGTCCCAG AGTTGAACCAGGTGTAGCCATGTTATTGAATTCCGGAGCTGTCAAGCAGTCTGGGCATGGCAATGAAGTGGACTGTAGTGATGTTTCGGCAGATGTTAgtttgagaaagaaaattagaagGAAATCAAAGAAGATATCTGAAATAAAGTCAACATCATCGAGCCAGGATGATATTATGGGCGCGACTTTGCCGAACAAGGTCGAATCTCCAGGTATTGGTACAGACAgctctcactcggagttgaatgAGGTTCAGGATCTTTTGGCAACTGAAGATAGATTGAAAGGAAGCTGCAAGTCCTCATGTTTCAGCCTTCCCAAGTACCAGAGTGAGAAGAGAAAGCTGAAATATAAGAAGATTAGCCGAGAATGTGATACTTTAAAAAATAGATCAAAGAGAAGAAAGTGTGATATTGAAGATGATGAGTTGCTTGTCTCAGCGATAATGAAAAACCAAGAAGTCAGTGGAAGTGCTTCCAAATCTACGCCTAAAACCAAGTGTCGCAGAACAAGGGCTAGAAGGATGCTGAAGAGGCAGAAGGGTGCATGCAGGTTGTGTCCGAGGAATTTCGGGAAGGGGGGCAAGCCCTCAATGGATTTGCTAGGTGCTAGAACTGTGTTGTCATGGTTGATAAATTCTGGAGTAATTTCTCTTAATGATGTTATCCAATACCGTGATCTTAAAGACAATACAGTGAAGAAGGATGGTCAGGTCACTTGGAATGGCATCATTTGCAGGTGCTGTACTATGGTGCTATCAGTTTCTCAATTCAAGGTTCATGCAGGGTTCAAGAAGAATCGTCCATGCTTGAACCTTTTCATGGAATCAGGTGAGCCATTTGCCTTGTGTGTACTTGAGGCCTGGTCATCTGAATATAAGttgaggaaaaatggaaaaccaaATGTGCAAGTTGACAACAAAGATCCAAATGATGATTCTTGTGGAATCTGTGGTGATGGTGGTGAATTGATTTGCTGTGACAACTGTCCCTCTACTTTCCATCAAGCTTGCTTGCTGACAGAG GACCTGCCTGAGGGCAATTGGTATTGTCCCAACTGCACATGTCGAGTATGTGGATGCCTAGTCGATGACAACAAGGCTGCAAACTCGAATGATGCGCTGAAGTGTTTGCAGTGTGAACACAAAT ATCACGAGTCATGCATGAAGGAAAAGAATGTAGACCTGGAGATAACTGATGGGTGGTTTTGTGGTGAAGGTTGTCAAGAG GTTTACTCCGGGCTTCGTTCTCGTATTGGTCTCATTAACCATATTGAAGATGGGCTCTCTTGGACTCTGCTTAGATGCATTCACGATGACCAGAAGGTTCGTTCTGCCCAAGGATTTGCTCTTAAGGCAGAATGCAACTCGAAATTGGCTGTTGCTCTGACTATAATGGAGGAATGTTTTGTCTCCATGCTGGATCCAAGAACAGGAATAGATATGATACCTCATGTGCTGTATAATTGGGG GTCAGATTTTGCGAGGCTGAACTTTCATGGCTTTTATACCATGGTCCTGGAGAAAGATGACGTGTTAATATCTGCTGCATGTGTCAG GATTCATGGTATAGCAGTTGCAGAGATGCCCCTAATTGCAACTTGTAGCAAATACAGGCGGCAGGGAATGTGTCGATGCCTTATGATTGCTATAGAGAAG TTGCTGGTGTCTTTTGGAGTGGAAAAACTTGTGATAGCTGCAATCCCAGATTTGGTGCAGACATGGACTGAAGGTTTTGGCTTCAAGATTGTGGAAAAGGGCGAAAAGGAGGCACTTAACAAGATCAACTTGATGGTGTTCCCTGGAACAGTACTGCTGAAAAAGAGCCTATACACAAATCAGAAAGCTGAGGCACTACTATCAG AGCACGAGCTCACGACCAAGTCAATACAATCTGCTGAAACCTGCTATGCAAACAACGAAGAAGCTGATGCTAGGGAAGTCATCCCCAAGGAAGGAGAGCTTTCGCGAGAAACTGAACTAACTAATGGGATAGGACAAGGAGTTTGCAATGCCGCACAGAATTTTGCATTAGCAGATGAAACTTCTCACCTTCCTACAACAGCAGGAATCTCTTCCAAAGAAGAGCCCGCCATCAACTGTGTGCATCCTTCTGCGGAAAACCTTTGCAAGGATGAGCTGAAGGGCATAGAAGAATCGTCCAAATTTTGTCATACAGAAACCGCCGAGTCTGTACAGGTATTAAAAAGTACCTGTTGTGCTAGCTTAGTTAGTCATATGGATATCGAGGATTCACTAGTAGTTGTAGGACAAGAAACTAGCTCGCAGGACCAGTTTTCGAAGCCGTCCTGCCATGGCCCCCTCGTGTCCCCCGGGGAGAAGGAGAAGCAAACCGGAAGGGGATGTAATGTGGATACCTTGATGGTGTTTGACCAGACACAGCTCTCCTGTGGGGAAGAAGCCCGGAAAGCTTGTGAATTGTATGGGAAGTGA